One part of the uncultured Bacteroides sp. genome encodes these proteins:
- a CDS encoding glycosyltransferase family 2 protein produces MKLSVVIVNYNVKHFLELCLCSLYRAIDQLPVEVFVVDNASLDGSLEYLMPRFPKVNFISNNENVGFACANNQAIALAKGEYILLLNPDTVLGENTITDCLQYMENNPDVGGAGVKMLTGDGSFLPESKRGFPTPMVSLYKLTGISKLFPNSHRFGKYHLRYLDEDECHSVDVLAGAFMFLRKSALDKCGLLDEDFFMYGEDIDLSYRITKAGYKNCYLPFPVIHYKGESTKKDSIKYVRVFYEAMMIFFRKHYPHYSIFFACVVKSGIYLRALLAVLNRISLKLFSYTGKKALSAGPCFLVLGSEEMISEVQELCLRNGLKGKHRYEVVNEELYPDGHLNIQRADNEFTHIVYDREAYSLKKIIQLISTTQGRRVELGIYSVQTGVLVTPQNCYK; encoded by the coding sequence ATGAAACTATCGGTAGTAATAGTGAATTATAACGTAAAACACTTTTTGGAATTGTGTTTGTGCTCGTTATATCGCGCTATTGATCAGCTGCCGGTAGAGGTCTTTGTTGTAGATAATGCTTCCTTGGACGGATCGCTTGAGTATCTTATGCCTCGCTTCCCGAAGGTGAATTTTATTTCCAATAATGAAAATGTGGGATTTGCCTGTGCAAATAATCAGGCAATTGCCCTTGCTAAGGGCGAATATATCTTATTACTAAACCCGGATACGGTTCTTGGAGAGAATACAATAACGGATTGTCTTCAGTATATGGAGAACAATCCGGATGTTGGTGGAGCGGGAGTTAAGATGCTTACCGGAGATGGTTCTTTTCTTCCTGAAAGTAAACGAGGCTTTCCTACTCCAATGGTTTCTTTGTACAAATTAACCGGAATCAGTAAACTATTTCCAAACTCACATCGTTTTGGGAAGTATCATCTTCGCTACCTTGACGAGGACGAATGTCATTCGGTAGATGTGTTGGCCGGAGCTTTTATGTTTCTTCGGAAATCTGCACTCGACAAGTGTGGGCTGCTGGATGAAGATTTTTTTATGTATGGAGAAGACATCGATTTGTCCTACCGCATAACTAAAGCTGGATATAAGAACTGTTATCTTCCTTTTCCTGTTATCCATTATAAAGGAGAGAGTACTAAGAAGGATTCTATTAAATATGTTCGTGTCTTTTATGAGGCCATGATGATATTCTTTCGGAAACATTATCCTCATTATAGTATCTTTTTTGCTTGTGTGGTGAAGAGTGGAATATATCTTCGTGCTCTGCTTGCGGTTCTTAATAGAATCTCTTTAAAGCTGTTTAGCTATACCGGGAAAAAAGCTCTTTCTGCGGGACCATGCTTTTTGGTGTTAGGCAGCGAAGAAATGATTTCTGAAGTTCAGGAGCTTTGTCTGAGGAATGGTTTGAAAGGAAAGCATCGCTATGAAGTGGTTAATGAGGAATTGTATCCTGATGGGCATTTAAATATTCAGCGTGCAGATAATGAATTTACCCATATTGTCTATGATAGAGAAGCTTACTCTTTAAAAAAAATAATTCAATTAATTTCAACTACTCAGGGAAGAAGAGTAGAATTGGGTATTTACTCTGTGCAAACCGGAGTATTAGTAACCCCTCAAAACTGTTACAAATGA
- a CDS encoding GNAT family protein has translation MKQTFLNNEQIYLRAAEPEDLDVMYEIENDPESWDVSSFIVPYSRYVLKQYIEDSQCDVFADKQLRLMIVKRDNNQVVGTIDLTDFVPMHGRAGVGIAVKTEFRRQGFARQALELLIRYSFDFLHLRQLYAYVSVENEASQRLFSSCGFVQTGIMKDWLREKDKYEDVFFMQLINLV, from the coding sequence ATGAAGCAAACATTTCTGAACAACGAACAAATATACCTTCGCGCAGCAGAACCCGAAGATCTTGATGTAATGTATGAGATCGAAAATGATCCGGAATCATGGGATGTGAGTAGTTTTATAGTACCATATTCACGCTATGTTCTTAAACAATACATTGAGGATTCTCAATGTGATGTTTTTGCCGACAAACAATTGCGACTGATGATAGTTAAGCGTGATAATAATCAGGTGGTAGGTACAATAGACCTGACTGATTTTGTTCCAATGCATGGACGTGCAGGAGTTGGCATTGCTGTGAAAACGGAATTTCGCCGACAAGGGTTTGCCCGCCAGGCATTAGAATTACTAATCAGGTATTCTTTTGATTTTTTACATCTAAGGCAACTATATGCGTATGTGTCTGTGGAAAATGAAGCTAGCCAGAGGTTATTCAGCTCTTGTGGCTTTGTTCAGACCGGGATTATGAAAGACTGGCTTCGGGAAAAAGATAAGTACGAAGATGTCTTCTTTATGCAGCTGATCAATCTAGTTTAG
- a CDS encoding YqgE/AlgH family protein → MTGKNQDYFKIESNNAIPSRGKILISEPFLRDSVFGRSVVLLIDHTKEGTMGLIMNKLLPMKLNEVVKEFKYLEDIPLYNGGPMGTDTLFYLHTLKDIEGALAIGSGLYLNGNFNEIKRYILQGNPIEGNIRFFLGYSGWQDGQLNQEIEENTWMIGKGDAPSLMIDEIKSMWKKALGKLGGKYETWSHFPINPSLN, encoded by the coding sequence ATGACGGGAAAAAACCAGGATTATTTCAAAATTGAGTCGAACAACGCAATTCCTTCGAGGGGGAAAATTCTCATCTCCGAGCCTTTCTTGCGTGATTCAGTTTTTGGTCGTTCGGTTGTTCTTCTTATTGACCACACAAAAGAAGGAACCATGGGGCTTATCATGAATAAATTACTACCCATGAAACTGAATGAAGTTGTAAAGGAGTTTAAATACTTAGAAGACATTCCTCTCTATAACGGAGGGCCAATGGGAACGGATACACTATTTTATTTGCATACATTAAAAGACATAGAAGGAGCACTAGCTATTGGAAGCGGATTATACCTTAATGGTAATTTTAATGAAATAAAACGTTACATTCTTCAAGGGAATCCCATAGAAGGGAATATCCGTTTCTTTCTTGGCTATTCAGGTTGGCAAGATGGCCAGTTAAATCAGGAAATAGAAGAAAATACCTGGATGATAGGAAAAGGAGATGCTCCAAGCCTGATGATTGATGAAATAAAAAGTATGTGGAAAAAAGCATTAGGTAAGCTAGGCGGGAAATATGAAACCTGGTCACACTTCCCTATAAACCCGTCACTAAACTAG
- a CDS encoding pyridoxal phosphate-dependent aminotransferase: MKKTPIDCKFVDEAINEMHIADLSKATIREVKAIAAKAEALSGIEYIKMEMGVPGLPPSAVGVKAEIEALQNGIASLYPDINGLPELKQEASKFVKAFIDVDINPEGCVPVTGSMQGTYASFMVCSQCDEKKNTILFIDPGFPVQKQQLSVMGEKYETFDVYNYRGEKLRSKLESYLSQGNISAIIYSNPNNPSWVCLKEEELKVIGELATKYDIIVLEDLAYFAMDFRTDLSIPYQAPYQPTVAHYTDNYILLISGSKAFSYAGQRIGVSCISNSLYNRVYPGFVKRFGNVSFGSAFIHRVLYALSSGVSHSAQYAMAAMLKAANEGKYNFLKDVSVYGERARKLKDIFLRHGFRIVYDKDLDEPVADGFYFTIGYPGMTGGQLMKELMYYGVSAISLDTTGSNQEGLRACTSFIKDHQYDQLEERMQLFEINNPII; the protein is encoded by the coding sequence ATGAAAAAGACTCCTATCGATTGTAAATTCGTTGATGAAGCAATCAATGAAATGCATATCGCCGATTTATCAAAAGCTACAATTCGTGAAGTAAAAGCTATTGCCGCAAAAGCCGAAGCGCTTTCGGGCATAGAATATATAAAAATGGAAATGGGAGTTCCCGGCCTTCCTCCTTCTGCTGTAGGAGTAAAAGCAGAAATTGAAGCTTTGCAGAATGGTATAGCTAGTCTATATCCCGACATAAATGGACTACCTGAATTAAAGCAAGAGGCTTCTAAATTTGTGAAGGCCTTTATTGATGTAGATATCAATCCTGAAGGTTGTGTTCCTGTTACAGGATCCATGCAAGGGACTTATGCATCATTTATGGTATGCAGCCAGTGTGACGAGAAAAAAAATACTATTCTGTTTATTGATCCGGGATTTCCTGTACAGAAGCAGCAACTGTCTGTTATGGGAGAGAAATATGAAACATTTGATGTTTACAATTATCGTGGAGAAAAACTACGTTCAAAGTTGGAAAGCTATCTTAGTCAAGGTAATATCTCGGCTATTATTTATTCAAATCCTAATAACCCAAGCTGGGTATGCCTTAAAGAGGAAGAACTGAAAGTTATTGGCGAGCTGGCCACAAAATATGATATCATTGTTCTGGAAGACTTGGCTTACTTTGCCATGGATTTCCGTACCGATCTGAGTATTCCTTATCAGGCTCCATACCAACCAACAGTTGCACATTATACCGACAATTACATCTTATTGATTTCAGGATCTAAAGCATTTAGTTATGCCGGTCAGCGCATTGGGGTGAGTTGTATTTCTAATTCATTATACAATAGAGTGTACCCAGGGTTTGTTAAACGATTTGGAAATGTTTCATTTGGTAGTGCATTTATACACCGTGTTCTATATGCTTTGTCTTCTGGAGTTAGTCATTCTGCTCAATACGCAATGGCTGCAATGCTGAAAGCTGCCAATGAAGGGAAATATAATTTTTTGAAAGATGTTAGTGTATACGGAGAGCGTGCCCGCAAGCTTAAAGATATTTTCCTTCGCCATGGTTTTCGTATTGTATATGACAAAGATCTTGACGAACCGGTTGCTGACGGTTTCTATTTTACAATTGGCTATCCGGGAATGACAGGAGGACAATTAATGAAAGAGTTGATGTACTACGGGGTCAGTGCAATATCACTTGATACTACCGGAAGTAATCAGGAAGGACTTAGAGCCTGTACTTCTTTTATAAAAGATCATCAGTACGATCAGTTGGAAGAAAGAATGCAATTATTTGAAATAAATAATCCGATTATTTAA